In Pseudomonadota bacterium, the genomic window GAAAAAATCGCCCGGCCGGGTGATAATTTCGGCACGATTCGCGGCTACGGACTCAACCCCGCCGAGCTTTCGGCCGCTTTCGACGAGCGACTTAAAACTGAGCTGCTCGCGGCGGCCAAGGCTTTATTGTTGCAGCGGGCTCTAGGCATGGCGGACTTCATACTGAAAGAAGGAAAGCCGGTTTTCCTGGAAATCACTCCGCGGCCGGGCGGGGATTGTCTGCCCGCCCTGTTGCAGGCGGCCGGACCTTTCGATATCCTCGAAGCGGCGCTCAATTTCGCCCGTTCTGATACCACCGTGAATAAACGTCCCTCTCTGCGCCCTCTGGCGGCCTTGCGTTTTCACGCCGAACGCGGGGGTCTGATCAGGCAAATTGACAATCAGACTTTACTGCGGGATCAACGCGTTCTCACCTGCCACTTGGGACGCAAGGTCGGCGACAGAGTGACCATGCCTCCCCAAAATTACGATTCATGGCTGCTGGGCTACCTCATTTTCGCACCTCGCGCCGATAAGGATCTGGCTCAACAATGCCATGAACTCCATGCTTTACTGAAGGTAGAGATTGAACCATGAGCTCAACCATCGCCGGACAAAATCCTTTTACTGACACCGACTGGCCGGATCCGGAAGAACCCGAGTTTCCGGAGCAGGAACTGCGTTACTTCTGCGCGGCTCATTTCGCCAGACGGGCAGAATACCTCAAACCTTTAAAGACGCAACCTGCTCCCTTTTTTCTTTTCGACCAGGCCAGACTCCGAGAAAACGCTCACCGCTTTCAGGAAAGCTGTGCTTTATTTTTTCCAGCAAATATGGTTTATTATGCCGTCAAAAGCAACCATCACCCGGCGCTGGCGGCAACCCTGCTGGAGGAAAACCTGGGCCTGGATGTCTCCAGCGGGGTCGAGCTCGGCCTGGCCCTGGAACTCGGTGCCCGGGAAATCATCTTCAGCGGCCCCGGCAAAACCGACCCGGAACTCGATCTGGCCTTGGCTCATGCCGACCAGACAACGATTCTAATTGATAGTTTCGGAGAACTGGAACGTCTCGAAAAAAGGGCCGCCGCCGCCGCGAC contains:
- a CDS encoding decarboxylase, with product MSSTIAGQNPFTDTDWPDPEEPEFPEQELRYFCAAHFARRAEYLKPLKTQPAPFFLFDQARLRENAHRFQESCALFFPANMVYYAVKSNHHPALAATLLEENLGLDVSSGVELGLALELGAREIIFSGPGKTDPELDLALAHADQTTILIDSFGELERLEKRAAAAATSVRCGIRLTAAGHRRWRKFGIPTTRLPEFWKRIKSSPYLDLQGLHFHSSWNLTPERQLAFISELGRTLSTMPQEFCR